A single window of Dermochelys coriacea isolate rDerCor1 chromosome 14, rDerCor1.pri.v4, whole genome shotgun sequence DNA harbors:
- the LOC119842465 gene encoding uncharacterized protein LOC119842465 isoform X3, producing MAEPEKKKIQRLSSTIDKFFLKADTSEEQHVCMAELVLTYHGVKHHHSYHSQDCGNKLYPSIFTDSEIASKIHCGRRKAEALIENVLAPHSLKLAVQDIGSTSFSIVTGASNKGNTKLFPVAVRYFNKDKGSCTCIIGFFEDADETSEAIANNLQSCLQNAGLIHNKIVAYGADNASVNFGKRKSVLVHLKRMLDLPNLVPEHCSARIVHNTVKHGLKMLSYDVENLVIKIFSEFSSCAKNISELKEFLDFMETEYSEILCHVPTHFLTLFTAVDRLLKNWPALKSYFVSKGEETVSCAIWAFLSEQKDTVSDDDIITLPELYIYFVHNIMSHFNNTIKVLESDYIQVTELYAIFNKLRREIQIRQEQGFYGYKVTQFLKKLLPNEQNKFVGDAQRVYTRMLQYLEKWFDFSENSFYMLCAPLNLDGPLELDKLCALTTNLDIQVDGDELFTEMCTLNDVLPTLKSLTNDPELTLCQEQQERHHRINVSEVWVEFFKHWEAPNLLKIVQHVLAIPPSNAFVERIFSVMKNLWTGERNRLQVDLMKAELFMHFNYKMTCAEFAGFLKTEAAKELVVAARKEQKYKSGEGMIENVEENPQQEDPEQVETHVTLLERSEGTVSWSREHGKAGGYQHRPERQQGTQPGKNVGKSIQCEGGLKNFSKNMMHQRLSKGEGKNTCTECGKSFSRSLHLIIHRRTHTGQRPLKCLQCGKSFIDNPTLKIHQRIHMGEKPYKCPDCGKSFSERPHLIGHQRIHTEAKTFICSQCGETLCNWSTFLRHERIHTGERSKPYNCLECGENFRDRSGLSRHQRSHTGEKPYNCLDCGESFSRRSNLTRHQKVHTGERPYKCLKCGKSFSRRSTRSRHLRTHWGESE from the exons ATGGCAGAacctgaaaagaaaaagattcaAAGGTTGTCCAGTACAATCGATAAATTCTTTTTAAAGGCTGATACCTCCGAAGAACAACACGTATGCATGGCTGAATTGGTTTTAACATACCATGGAGTTAAACACCACCACAGCTACCATTCTCAAGATTGTGGAAATAAACTGTACCCCTCCATTTTCACTGATTCCGAGATCGCTTCCAAAATTCACTGCGGAAGGAGAAAAGCGGAGGCTTTGATTGAGAATGTATTAGCCCCCCATTCATTGAAACTGGCTGTGCAAGACATTGGATCAACATCGTTCTCAATAGTGACAGGTGCTTCTAATAAAGGGAACACAAAATTATTCCCAGTTGCTGTCCGCTACTTTAATAAAGATAAGGGAAGCTGCACATGTATCATAGGCTTTTTTGAGGATGCAGATGAGACATCAGAGGCAATTGCAAACAACTTACAAAGTTGTCTTCAAAATGCCGGTCTGATACATAATAAAATTGTGGCATATGGAGCAGACAACGCATCTGTCAATTTTGGAAAACGCAAGTCTGTTTTGGTGCACCTAAAACGAATGTTGGATTTACCAAACCTTGTGCCAGAGCACTGCAGTGCTCGCATAGTGCACAATACAGTGAAACATGGCTTGAAAATGCTCTCTTATGATGTAGAGAACTTGGTCATCAAGATTTTCAGTGAATTCTCATCCTGTGCAAAGAATATTAGTGAACTTAAAGAGTTCCTTGACTTCATGGAGACAGAATATTCAGAAATCTTATGCCATGTACCTACACATTTTTTGACCCTTTTCACTGCTGTCGACAGGTTACTGAAGAATTGGCCTGCACTCAAGTCTTACTTTGTGAGCAAAGGAGAGGAAACGGTGAGCTGCGCAATATGGGCCTTCCTTTCTGAGCAGAAGGACACAGTATCCGACGATGACATTATTACACTTCCCGAGCTGTACATCTACTTTGTGCACAACATTATGAGCCATTTTAACAACACCATAAAGGTTCTTGAAAGTGATTACATTCAGGTAACTGAATTGTATGCTATATTCAACAAGCTGAGAAGAGAGATTCAGATTCGACAAGAGCAAGGCTTCTATGGATACAAGGTGACACAGTTCTTGAAGAAACTGCTGCCTAACGAGCAGAATAAATTTGTTGGAGATGCCCAACGGGTTTACACACGCATGCTACAGTACCTGGAAAAGTGGTTTGATTTCAGCGAAAACTCTTTCTATATGTTGTGTGCGCCACTTAATCTGGATGGACCTCTTGAACTAGACAAACTGTGTGCTTTGACTACAAACTTGGACATTCAAGTGGACGGAGATGAACTATTTACAGAAATGTGTACGTTGAATGATGTGCTACCAACCCTAAAGAGTTTGACAAATGATCCTGAATTGACATTGTGTCAGGAGCAACAAGAGCGCCATCATCGAATCAATGTCTCTGAGGTATGGGTAGAATTCTTTAAGCACTGGGAGGCCCCAAACTTACTTAAAATTGTACAGCATGTGCTTGCTATACCACCCAGCAACGCATTTGTGGAACGCATTTTCAGTGTTATGAAGAACTTGTGGACTGGTGAAAGGAATCGGCTCCAAGTGGACCTGATGAAAGCTGAGCTATTCATGCACTTCAACTATAAAATGACATGTGCCGAGTTCGCTGGATTTTTGAAGACAGAAGCAGCTAAAGAGCTTGTGGTGGCAGcaagaaaagaacagaagtatAAAT caggtgaGGGGATGATTGAGAATGTGGAAGAGAATCCTCAGCAGGAAGATCCTGAGCAAGTTGAAACTCATGTTACATTATTAGAAAGATCTGAAGGGACTGTGTCTTGGAGTCGGGAGCATGGAAAAGCTGGTGGGTATCAGCACCGGCCAGAGAGACAGCAGGGAACTCAGCCAGGGAAGAATGTGGGTAAATCCATTCAATGTGAAGGTGGTTTGAAAAATTTTAGTAAAAACATGATGCACCAGAGACTCTccaaaggggagggaaaaaacacatgcaccgagtgtgggaaaagcttcagtcggaGTTTACACCTCATTATACATCGCAGAACCCACACAGGACAAAGACCTCTTAAATGTCttcagtgtgggaaaagctttattGACAACCCAACCCTGAAaatacatcagagaatccacatgggAGAAAAACCCTATAAGTGCCCTgactgcgggaaaagcttcagtgagaGACCACATCTTATTGgccaccagagaatccacacagaagCAAAAACTTTCATATGCTCTCAGTGTGGGGAAACCCTCTGTAACTGGTCAACCTTTCTTAGACATGAGAGAATCCATACCGGAGAGAGATCTAAACCTTATAACTGCCTCGAGTGTGGGGAGAACTTCCGTGATAGGTCGGGTCTGAGTAGGCATCAGAGAAgtcacacaggagagaaaccctataactGCCTggactgtggagaaagcttcagtCGGCGCTCAAACCTTACCAGGCACCAAAAAGTTCACACTGGGGAGAGACCCTATAAGTGCCTcaagtgtgggaaaagcttcagtcggaGATCAACCCGCAGTAGACATCTGAGAACCCattggggagaaagtgaataa
- the LOC119842465 gene encoding uncharacterized protein LOC119842465 isoform X4, whose translation MAEPEKKKIQRLSSTIDKFFLKADTSEEQHVCMAELVLTYHGVKHHHSYHSQDCGNKLYPSIFTDSEIASKIHCGRRKAEALIENVLAPHSLKLAVQDIGSTSFSIVTGASNKGNTKLFPVAVRYFNKDKGSCTCIIGFFEDADETSEAIANNLQSCLQNAGLIHNKIVAYGADNASVNFGKRKSVLVHLKRMLDLPNLVPEHCSARIVHNTVKHGLKMLSYDVENLVIKIFSEFSSCAKNISELKEFLDFMETEYSEILCHVPTHFLTLFTAVDRLLKNWPALKSYFVSKGEETVSCAIWAFLSEQKDTVSDDDIITLPELYIYFVHNIMSHFNNTIKVLESDYIQVTELYAIFNKLRREIQIRQEQGFYGYKVTQFLKKLLPNEQNKFVGDAQRVYTRMLQYLEKWFDFSENSFYMLCAPLNLDGPLELDKLCALTTNLDIQVDGDELFTEMCTLNDVLPTLKSLTNDPELTLCQEQQERHHRINVSEVWVEFFKHWEAPNLLKIVQHVLAIPPSNAFVERIFSVMKNLWTGERNRLQVDLMKAELFMHFNYKMTCAEFAGFLKTEAAKELVVAARKEQKYKCEGMIENVEENPQQEDPEQVETHVTLLERSEGTVSWSREHGKAGGYQHRPERQQGTQPGKNVGKSIQCEGGLKNFSKNMMHQRLSKGEGKNTCTECGKSFSRSLHLIIHRRTHTGQRPLKCLQCGKSFIDNPTLKIHQRIHMGEKPYKCPDCGKSFSERPHLIGHQRIHTEAKTFICSQCGETLCNWSTFLRHERIHTGERSKPYNCLECGENFRDRSGLSRHQRSHTGEKPYNCLDCGESFSRRSNLTRHQKVHTGERPYKCLKCGKSFSRRSTRSRHLRTHWGESE comes from the exons ATGGCAGAacctgaaaagaaaaagattcaAAGGTTGTCCAGTACAATCGATAAATTCTTTTTAAAGGCTGATACCTCCGAAGAACAACACGTATGCATGGCTGAATTGGTTTTAACATACCATGGAGTTAAACACCACCACAGCTACCATTCTCAAGATTGTGGAAATAAACTGTACCCCTCCATTTTCACTGATTCCGAGATCGCTTCCAAAATTCACTGCGGAAGGAGAAAAGCGGAGGCTTTGATTGAGAATGTATTAGCCCCCCATTCATTGAAACTGGCTGTGCAAGACATTGGATCAACATCGTTCTCAATAGTGACAGGTGCTTCTAATAAAGGGAACACAAAATTATTCCCAGTTGCTGTCCGCTACTTTAATAAAGATAAGGGAAGCTGCACATGTATCATAGGCTTTTTTGAGGATGCAGATGAGACATCAGAGGCAATTGCAAACAACTTACAAAGTTGTCTTCAAAATGCCGGTCTGATACATAATAAAATTGTGGCATATGGAGCAGACAACGCATCTGTCAATTTTGGAAAACGCAAGTCTGTTTTGGTGCACCTAAAACGAATGTTGGATTTACCAAACCTTGTGCCAGAGCACTGCAGTGCTCGCATAGTGCACAATACAGTGAAACATGGCTTGAAAATGCTCTCTTATGATGTAGAGAACTTGGTCATCAAGATTTTCAGTGAATTCTCATCCTGTGCAAAGAATATTAGTGAACTTAAAGAGTTCCTTGACTTCATGGAGACAGAATATTCAGAAATCTTATGCCATGTACCTACACATTTTTTGACCCTTTTCACTGCTGTCGACAGGTTACTGAAGAATTGGCCTGCACTCAAGTCTTACTTTGTGAGCAAAGGAGAGGAAACGGTGAGCTGCGCAATATGGGCCTTCCTTTCTGAGCAGAAGGACACAGTATCCGACGATGACATTATTACACTTCCCGAGCTGTACATCTACTTTGTGCACAACATTATGAGCCATTTTAACAACACCATAAAGGTTCTTGAAAGTGATTACATTCAGGTAACTGAATTGTATGCTATATTCAACAAGCTGAGAAGAGAGATTCAGATTCGACAAGAGCAAGGCTTCTATGGATACAAGGTGACACAGTTCTTGAAGAAACTGCTGCCTAACGAGCAGAATAAATTTGTTGGAGATGCCCAACGGGTTTACACACGCATGCTACAGTACCTGGAAAAGTGGTTTGATTTCAGCGAAAACTCTTTCTATATGTTGTGTGCGCCACTTAATCTGGATGGACCTCTTGAACTAGACAAACTGTGTGCTTTGACTACAAACTTGGACATTCAAGTGGACGGAGATGAACTATTTACAGAAATGTGTACGTTGAATGATGTGCTACCAACCCTAAAGAGTTTGACAAATGATCCTGAATTGACATTGTGTCAGGAGCAACAAGAGCGCCATCATCGAATCAATGTCTCTGAGGTATGGGTAGAATTCTTTAAGCACTGGGAGGCCCCAAACTTACTTAAAATTGTACAGCATGTGCTTGCTATACCACCCAGCAACGCATTTGTGGAACGCATTTTCAGTGTTATGAAGAACTTGTGGACTGGTGAAAGGAATCGGCTCCAAGTGGACCTGATGAAAGCTGAGCTATTCATGCACTTCAACTATAAAATGACATGTGCCGAGTTCGCTGGATTTTTGAAGACAGAAGCAGCTAAAGAGCTTGTGGTGGCAGcaagaaaagaacagaagtatAAAT gtgaGGGGATGATTGAGAATGTGGAAGAGAATCCTCAGCAGGAAGATCCTGAGCAAGTTGAAACTCATGTTACATTATTAGAAAGATCTGAAGGGACTGTGTCTTGGAGTCGGGAGCATGGAAAAGCTGGTGGGTATCAGCACCGGCCAGAGAGACAGCAGGGAACTCAGCCAGGGAAGAATGTGGGTAAATCCATTCAATGTGAAGGTGGTTTGAAAAATTTTAGTAAAAACATGATGCACCAGAGACTCTccaaaggggagggaaaaaacacatgcaccgagtgtgggaaaagcttcagtcggaGTTTACACCTCATTATACATCGCAGAACCCACACAGGACAAAGACCTCTTAAATGTCttcagtgtgggaaaagctttattGACAACCCAACCCTGAAaatacatcagagaatccacatgggAGAAAAACCCTATAAGTGCCCTgactgcgggaaaagcttcagtgagaGACCACATCTTATTGgccaccagagaatccacacagaagCAAAAACTTTCATATGCTCTCAGTGTGGGGAAACCCTCTGTAACTGGTCAACCTTTCTTAGACATGAGAGAATCCATACCGGAGAGAGATCTAAACCTTATAACTGCCTCGAGTGTGGGGAGAACTTCCGTGATAGGTCGGGTCTGAGTAGGCATCAGAGAAgtcacacaggagagaaaccctataactGCCTggactgtggagaaagcttcagtCGGCGCTCAAACCTTACCAGGCACCAAAAAGTTCACACTGGGGAGAGACCCTATAAGTGCCTcaagtgtgggaaaagcttcagtcggaGATCAACCCGCAGTAGACATCTGAGAACCCattggggagaaagtgaataa